The Moorena producens PAL-8-15-08-1 genomic interval CAATCGGTAGATTGATCAATAATAGACCGATTTTTTTGACCATAAATTTGCTTGTGGAGGCAATTGTCACCGCATCCCATTTCCCTTAGGTGAAGTCGTTGCTCAGAGGCGATTTCACCTAAGTTAGTTATTATCATGATTAATTTTTCGCAATTTTTTCGGTCAAATTAACCCCTTTAAGTCACCATGGGCTATTTCAAACTTTAGTAAGTTAACGATAGGGGGATAGGGAAATAAACTAAAATTTCCCGAAGAATGCCCAAATAAGGTCGTTAAAATCTGACGAATTAGCCGCCTTCAATCAACTTTTATCACTAACAATTTGTTAACAGCCTTCGATAAAGGTTAGATAAATTTCCCCAAAATCCCGAGTATTCGTCCAAAATTATCCCCATTTCCCCATCTCCCCATCCTTACAAGGGTAGGTTTTTTACAAAGGGGCAAGTATGTACTTTGATTACGTATAAATTCTTCAAAATATGTATCAAAATATATAAACAAAACCGGGATAATTCTCCCCATTTCCCGCTTTTCCCGACTCCCGATTCCCGATTCCCGACTCCCGATTCCCGATTCCCGACTCCCGATTCCCGACTCCCGACCCAAATCTAAAAAACCTACCCCTGTGAGGTTAGATTTGGAGTTAACTTTTTTAGATTGGTTGAAAAGTCAGGTCTGTGATTCCTGCGATATCCGTTGCTACTCTCCTGTGAAGGAACTACCCGCTCTTTGAAACCTTGATCCATAAAAAAGCGGTTGATTTCGGATAATGAAAGACGATCGGTTTGATGTTCACCCCAATAAAACAGTTCTTCCTCATAGTCTTCTCTTTCTGGAATGACCACTTTGCATGGCAAAGGTCGAAAGCCGATTTTTTCCATGGCTTTTTTGGATGGGATGTTATGTTTATAGGCTTTAGCGTAACAACAGCGCAAACCTAAATAACGGCTAGCCCAATCAAGCATAATCCTTACCGCTTGAGACCCATAACCATTTCCTTGAAAATCTGTACCTAACCAAAAATAAAAAAAGCCAATCCGTTGAGATATTTCCAGACCTACAGAACCGATAAACCCCCAGTATTTATGGTTGACAGCAAACTGATATTTTGTTGATTTGGTCTGGTTTGTCTTTAGCCATTCCTGCCAGTCTTCTTCGTCAAAGTCCGGTAGTTTACACAATTCGGCTATATTGGGGTCGGCGTATTGCCAGAAAAAATCCTCTTCGTGGTAAGTTTGTAAGGGAGTAAGTATTAATGTGTCCGAGCGGAGTGTTTCAACTCCTTTGGGTAAGCTCTTTGTTAGTAATTGTAATTCCTGGTACTCATCAAGTAATTGCTGCGATCGCGAAGCGCATGCCGAAGGCTTATCGCTACTCTGGATTACCCGTTGTAAGGTTTTTTCAGCAAATTCAAAAATGCCTAGCTGTTGATAGGCTCTGCTGAGCAAGCGTAGGTTGTCTATGGCGTGAGGTGGTAGCTTGTAGCCGGATACTGCTTTATCCAGACGCTTTTGGTATTCTTCGCAGCAATAAATTATTAAAGGCCAGTCCTTTAGGTGTTTGCTGGCTTTGATTAATTGGAGGATACTTGTTGTTGGTAGATTGGCGATGATTGGTTTGTTTTCTGCGAGGTTGTGGTTTGGGAAGAATTTTTCCCGTAGGAAAGTTATGTAATCTTTTCTTTCGTGGGGATTAATTTTTTTTTGATATAGGGTCTTGATTTTGTGCCGCCAATTGGTTTGGGCGGTTCGTAGGTTTTTGGGTGATAGATTGACCATGAGGCTATTTTAGATCATGTCCGGATAAACACTGGTCATTATGTTGACGCAGTCTTCCCGTAGGGTAGGCAGCGAGCGAGCGATAGCGGAGTGTTCACATTTATGTGTTCCCCTTCCCACGGGTTCTCGTAGAGTAGGGTAGTAATCGCAAAATCTTGTGATTCACTTCGTTCTGCTCCCAATGAGGTATCGTAACTGGTTTGGCGGACATGATATTACTCCCAGTTAATACATTACTTTATAATCTTTGAGAATATGAAATTAGTTAGAATTCGGTTGGGTGGATTGTCAGCCTAGGCGAATGTTGCGTCTCCTCTATCCCAAACCCAACCGAAACTAGCTCATATTAACTAAAATGACGTAAGTTTCGCTTTAGCTAAAAAACAGCAGGAGGTAGTACAGGAAAATTTTTTGGTTAAATATCAATCGAAGGTTTATCACCGTCGAACTTACGTTATTATTCTTGTGTTTGTTGGGTTTCATACTTCAACCCAACCTACGGCTAGCCAAGATGATCGATAACGATCATCTTCGCGAGTTTATTCCGATAATGGACATTAACGTCACTTACCAAGTTTTTAATTTGTCACGCATGATTATCAAAGCCGCTTGCTGCTGAGCCAGAGTTGCATCCCCGTCAGTTCCTAATAGCATCAAACTTTGTTTGTACTTATTATTTGTCAGGGCTTGAGCCAATTGCTTCGCTTGATTGTATTGACCGTTAGCTAGCAAGTCATTCATATGTTCAAAAATAGCACCTGCGAGTTCTTGTCTCTCTTTACCTTTGTTGTTCGACTTGACTACAGAATTTATCCCACGTTCTGCCGACAACTCAAGGGCAATAAGAGTGCCAACACCTGCAATAATTGGTGCGGCTAAACCACCAGACATTACGATAGCAACTGTTCCACCTGCTACAGCAATCGTACCTCCAACAGCTTCAAAAAAGGCACGACGTCTTTTGGTGCTTATGCGTTTTTGTACCGCCTTTCTAATCTCATCGTCTGAGATGTTTTTCGCCGTTTTACGGCGTTGGTTGGTTTTATAAAACACCAAGGCTCCGTGGTACGCAAAGCCTGCACCAAGGGCTATCCCCGCAACCCCGGATACTTGGGCTGCTGTAGCGCTTACGGTTGCCACATCTTTACCTATACTGGTGCCCAAAGCTGCGGCGGCATCAACCCCTGTACTGAAGCCTTTAGTGATATTTTTAGTCAGGTTTGTGCCAACAACTGCGCCTTGAGCTAGTTGCTCTTTGGTTCTCACACCGCCTTCGGGCTTTCTCATACTGGAAATAAAGCTGAAAGCAGCTACTGCATCAGCAACCAATCCCGAAAGGACAGCGGCTTGACCCAACCCCGTCGCTGCTTCTGAAGCCCCGCCAAAAGCTTTGCTCTCTAATGCGGACTTGACATCCAAACCATCTTCGTCAGCCCCATTGACAATATCCAATGCTGCGTTTAAAGCGTCTATGGGAGTTGTCGAGATTCCTTCTGGTGAAGCGTTAAAGAACAATGCGCTCATCGCCTCATTAAAAGTTTTTGCTGCTTCTGGGTTAATTTTCACTAGGGCTGCGTGCAATTCACTCAAGGCACCAAAGCTTCTTTTCATTTGGGCATTGATGATTTTCTCATCTGTCACTAACAGCTGGTCAATGCGATTGAGTACTTGTTGAACTGCCTGAATACGGTCTTTGTGTTCCGACGCGCTGGTATAGTTGTCCGCACTGGTTTTCATTGCCGTGATCGCAAGTTTAAACTGGTTAAGCGTTTCGACCGTGCTTTCACTCGAAACATCCTTACTAATCGCCATCACTTTGCGTAGTTTTTCTAACAAAGCCTCCTGGTACTTGACAACATTCTTGTGTTTCTTCTCTTGAAAAAATTTTCCATCAAATTTCTTCACATTTCGTTTAAAAATGTGGCCAAGCCCTTCCAATTCCGTCTCCAGACGCTGCATCATCTTCTGACGATATTGTTCTATCGAATTATTAATTTCTTTGTTGTCATACTTTCGATTGAAGGAAACATCTGAGATATCTTCGCCATAAGCATTGGCGATGCTTAAATCGAAGGTATTTAAGTCATCGCTACCAAAGTTGGAATATAATAATTTTTGAGCAGTGTAAATCTTAGCATTGTTGGCGTTGATAAACGCTTCCTTGCCATCTATTTTGTTAACGGCATTCACCAGCCGGACGTATTTTTTGATCGCTTGTTTTTCTGATTCAGATAAATCCTTAGCATCTTTTAAGGGGTTATTGTTAGTTGTGTCAATTTTGTCCTGTGCCATAAAGTACACATCGTTAAGCCTTTCCAGGGAAACACTTTTTCCATCGGGATGATAGATATTGTCCAGTAAATCTCTCAAGTCCTCATCTGGACCAGCCCCAAGTTGCTTACCTGTCAGTTCTGCTCGCAAATCTTTTAATGCAGTATCTGCTTCATCTGGCAAAGGACGCCACTGTTGGGTATCACTGGAGTCAGAATAGGCACTACTACGCACTGATATCTCCAACTTGGTTTCGCTGTCGTCATCGTTAATGAAGTCTTCCTCGTCGTTATCATT includes:
- a CDS encoding GNAT family N-acetyltransferase; this translates as MVNLSPKNLRTAQTNWRHKIKTLYQKKINPHERKDYITFLREKFFPNHNLAENKPIIANLPTTSILQLIKASKHLKDWPLIIYCCEEYQKRLDKAVSGYKLPPHAIDNLRLLSRAYQQLGIFEFAEKTLQRVIQSSDKPSACASRSQQLLDEYQELQLLTKSLPKGVETLRSDTLILTPLQTYHEEDFFWQYADPNIAELCKLPDFDEEDWQEWLKTNQTKSTKYQFAVNHKYWGFIGSVGLEISQRIGFFYFWLGTDFQGNGYGSQAVRIMLDWASRYLGLRCCYAKAYKHNIPSKKAMEKIGFRPLPCKVVIPEREDYEEELFYWGEHQTDRLSLSEINRFFMDQGFKERVVPSQESSNGYRRNHRPDFSTNLKKLTPNLTSQG